The Gopherus evgoodei ecotype Sinaloan lineage unplaced genomic scaffold, rGopEvg1_v1.p scaffold_45_arrow_ctg1, whole genome shotgun sequence genome has a window encoding:
- the LOC115642769 gene encoding olfactory receptor 6-like has translation MRKGNQSSHTDFIILGFPGLPEHQGLLFVLFITIYVLTLMENLVLIVTIKLNCALHTPMYFFLGNLSLLEIFYVSVTVPRLLSNLLLGEKVISLEGCIAQLYFFLSLASSECFLLVAMAYDRYLAICHPLRYPDLMNHRACTVLSLGSWLSGFLASFPSILMLSRLQFCSDNTIQHFFCDLPPLLKLSCTDTSTIETLDFVAALSVLVPSLLVTVTSYICIFSTVARIPSVVGKHKAFSTCASHLVVVSMFYATILFMYARPRAVGTFNLNKLVSVLYTVVAPFLNPIIYSLRNREVKETLGRVLGSKANSLVFIVRVK, from the coding sequence ATGAGAAAGGGAAACCAATCCTCACACACTGACTTCATCATCTTGGGCTTCCCAGGGCTTCCAGAGCACCAGGGATTGCTCTTTGTGCTGTTTATAACCATTTATGTGCTGACCCTCATGGAAAACCTGGTCCTGATTGTCACCATCAAGTTGAACTGCGCTCTTCACACCCCTATGTATTTCTTCCTGGGCAACCTCTCCCTCTTGGAAATCTTCTATGTATCGGTGACTGTTCCCAGACTGCTCTCCAACCTCCTGTTGGGGGAGAAGGTCATCTCTCTGGAGGGATGCATAGCTCAGCTGTATTTCTTCTTGTCCCTGGCTTCCTCTGAGTGTTTTCTCCTGGTGGCAATGGCCTATGACCGCTATTTAGCCATCTGCCATCCGCTGCGCTACCCAGACCTTATGAATCACAGAGCCTGTACTGTGCTGAGCCTGGGCTCCTGGCTGAGTGGCTTCCTGGCTTCCTTCCCATCCATTTTGATGCTCTCCAGgctacagttctgcagtgataaCACCATCCAGCACTTCTTTTGTGACCTCCCGCCTCTCCTGAAGCTGTCGTGCACAGACACCTCCACCATCGAGACGCTGGACTTTGTGGCAGCACTGTCTGTCCTTGTGCCGTCCTTGCTAGTGACAGTGACCTCCTATATCTGCATCTTCTCCACCGTGGCCAGGATCCCATCTGTGGTTGGGAAGCATAAAGCTTTCTCCACTTGTGCCTCCCACTTGGTGGTGGTCTCCATGTTCTATGCCACCATCCTCTTCATGTATGCACGGCCCAGGGCTGTCGGCACCTTCAACCTCAACAAGCTGGTGTCTGTGCTGTACACAGTGGTGGCCCCGTTCCTGAACCCCATCATCTATAGCCTGAGGAACAGGGAAGTGAAAGAGACCCTGGGCAGAGTGCTAGGCAGCAAAGCCAACTCCTTAGTCTTCATTGTTAGAGTCAAGTGA
- the LOC115642770 gene encoding olfactory receptor 5V1-like has translation MAYDCYAAICDPLCYMEPMSKGIRVLLVSGAWVIGFINAQRNTDFALRLPICGLNQISHFSCELPPLLHLSCTDTFTNQVVLLTSAVMLGSSSFLFTLISYIHIIATILRIQSAQGRRKAFSTCSSHLIVVGLWYLTGSFQYTKPSSVSSVALDEMFSVQYNILTPMLNPIIYSLKKEEVKRVLGKILGTWKFLK, from the coding sequence ATGGCGTATGACTGCTACGctgccatctgtgacccattgtgTTACATGGAGCCCATGAGCAAAGGGATCCGTGTTCTGCTGGTGAGTGGTGCATGGGTAATAGGCTTCATAAATGCCCAGCGTAATACAGATTTCGCTCTCAGGTTGCCCATCTGTGGCCTCAATCAGATCAGCcatttcagctgtgagctccCTCCCCTGTTGCATCTGTCCTGCACTGATACCTTCACTAATCAAGTGGTGCTTCTCACTTCTGCTGTGATGCTTGGATCTAGTTCCTTCCTCTTCACCCTGATCTCCTATATTCACATCATCGCCACTATTCTGAGGATACAATCGGCGCAAGGCAGgcgtaaagccttctccacctgcagctcccacttgaTTGTGGTTGGTTTATGGTACCTGACAGGTTCTTTCCAGTACACAAAACCCAGCTCAGTCTCCTCTGTGGCTCTGGATGAAATGTTCTCCGTTCAGTATAACATCTTGACTCCAatgttaaaccccatcatctacagcttGAAAAAGGAGGAGGTGAAAAGAGTACTAGGGAAAATATTGGGGACATGGAAGTTTCTCAAGTAG
- the LOC115642812 gene encoding olfactory receptor 5V1-like: protein MENQTKVTEFILLGLSNDPQVQIFLFLMFLVIYLVTLVGNILIMLVIRADSHLHTPMYFFLFHLSFVDICYSSITVPTMLMNFLAKHKIISVNGCITQMFFFILLAGTEVFILSAMAYDRYAAICDPLYYMEMMSKEICVQLVSGAWTVGLLYALLNTVFTFKLHFCGPNQIRHFSCELPPLLQLSCTDTFTSQVVLLASAVILGAISFLLTLISYIHIISTILRMPSVQGKRKAFSTCSSHLIVVGLLYLAAFIQYTKSRSVSSVAVDEIVSIQYSILTPMLNPIIYTLKNEEVKTALRNLLGKFLK from the coding sequence ATGGAAAATCAAACCAAAGTGACTGAATTTATTCTGCTGGGACTTTCCAATGATCCACAGGTACAGATTTTCCTCTTCTTGatgtttttagttatttacctGGTTACTCTGGTTGGGAACATATTGATCATGCTGGTGATAAGAGCTGATTCTCACCTTCACACACCtatgtatttcttcctcttccatttatcctttgttgatatCTGCTATTCCTCCATCACAGTGCCTACAATGCTAATGAACTTCCTAGCAAAGCACAAAATTATTTCGGTCAATGGCTGCATTACCCAGATGTTCTTCTTTATCCTCTTAGCTGGTACAGAAGTTTTCATTCTTTCAGCAATGGCTTATGATCGCTACGctgccatctgtgacccattgtaTTACATGGAGATGATGAGCAAAGAGATCTGTGTTCAGCTGGTGAGTGGGGCATGGACCGTAGGGTTATTATATGCCCTGCTTAACACGGTTTTCACCTTCAAGTTGCATTTCTGTGGGCCCAATCAAATCCGTCATTTCAGCTGCGAGCTCCCTCCCCTATTACAACTGTCCTGCACTGATACCTTCACCAGTCAAGTGGTGCTTCTTGCTTCTGCTGTGATACTTGGAGCGatctccttcctcctcaccctgatctcctacattcacatcatctccaccatcctgaggatgCCCTCTGTGCAGGGCAAGCGAAAAGCCTTCTCCACATGCAGCTCCCACCTGATTGTGGTTGGTTTGTTGTACCTGGCAGCTTTCATCCAGTACACAAAGTCCAGATCAGTCTCCTCTGTGGCTGTGGATGAAATAGTCTCCATCCAGTACAGCATCTTGACtcccatgctaaaccccatcatctacaccCTGAAAAACGAGGAGGTGAAAACAGCTCTAAGGAATTTATTGGGAAAATTTCTCAAGTAA
- the LOC115642771 gene encoding olfactory receptor 11A1-like: protein MAIDSNGYTNSHQQGIWTTGSNDATQANIKWGNQTSISEFILLAFGNHPELQIFLFLLFLVIYVVTMAANILIMVLVVTDQHLHTSMYFFLGNLSCLETCYTSTILPRMLASFLTGDRTISVTGCLIQLYFFGSLVNTECYLLAAMSYDRYLAICKPLHYGTRMNNRICFQLAAGSWISAFLAVIIVIILMSQLIFCGPNEIDHFFCDLTPMIKLSCSDTHKMEFVTFWGSVLFTLPPFLLTMTSYVYIIIAILRIPSTTGRQKAFSICSSHLIVVTIFYGTLMIVYILPKTEKLRELNKVFSLCYTVLTPLLNPLIYSLRNKDVKLAFRKAARKYVAFMN, encoded by the coding sequence ATGCAACCCAGGCAAACATAAAATGGGGAAATCAAACATCCATctcagaattcatcctcctggcaTTCGGAAATCATCCTGAACTGCAgatttttctcttcctgctgttcttAGTGATCTACGTTGTGACCATGGCTGCGAACATCCTCATCATGGTACTAGTTgtgactgatcagcaccttcacacctccatgtacttcttcctggggaacctgtcctgcttggagacttgttacacctccaccatcctgcccaggatgctggccagtttcctgactggggacagaacaATTTCTGTAACTGGTTGCCTAATACAATTATATTTCTTTGGTTCTCTAGTTAACACAGAATGTTACCTCCTAGCTgcgatgtcttatgatcggtatttagcaatatgcaaaccactgcactatggAACCCGTATGAATAACAGGATCTGCTTCCAGCTAGCAGCTGGCTCTTGGATAAGTGCATTTTTGGCTGTTATCATTGTCATAATTTTAATGTCACAGTTAATTTTCTGTGGCCctaatgaaattgaccatttcttttgtgatctcACCCCAATGATAAAACTGTCCTGCAGTGATACCCATAAGATGGAATTTGTGACCTTTTGGGGCTCTGTTTTATTCACTTTACCTCCATTTCTGTTGACCATGACATCCTATGTTTATATCATAATtgccatcctgagaatcccttccaccactgggAGACAAAAGGCCTTTTCtatctgctcctcccacctcattgtggtgaccaTTTTCTATGGAACCCTGATGATTGTCTATATCTTACCAAAAACTGAGAAGCTGAGGGAGCTCAACAAAGTGTTCTCCCTTTGCTACACGGTCCTGACACCCCTGCTCAATcccctgatctacagcctgagaaacaaagacgtCAAGTTGGCCTTCAGAAAAGCTGCCAGGAAATATGTGGCTTTCATGAATTAA